The following proteins come from a genomic window of Sorghum bicolor cultivar BTx623 chromosome 3, Sorghum_bicolor_NCBIv3, whole genome shotgun sequence:
- the LOC8056163 gene encoding uncharacterized protein LOC8056163 isoform X1, which produces MEVSQEPKNAQDDCKWRQIPAFGDWNLWDDMPVTQYFQAGTFFFAAPAEKDDEDLFKVPQFPAKPYSYKKCVVRVKGEKETAVPPARKGGRRRYVNEQQKWKPKGAVVDEDLYKISPQLLCKVKKKKLLRNLLGGCLGLSCIA; this is translated from the exons ATGGAGGTGAGCCAAGAGCCCAAGAAT GCGCAAGACGACTGCAAGTGGCGCCAGATCCCGGCGTTCGGCGACTGGAACCTGTGGGACGACATGCCCGTCACCCAGTACTTCCAGGCAGGGACCTTCTTCTTCGCCGCGCCGGCCGAGAAGGACGACGAGGATCTCTTCAAGGTGCCCCAGTTCCCTGCCAAGCCCTACAGCTACAAGAAG TGCGTTGTTCGAGTGAAGGGGGAGAAAGAAACTGCTGTACCACCGGCGAGGAAGGGAGGCAGGAGGCGCTACGTGAACGAGCAGCAGAAGTGGAAGCCCAAGGGAGCTGTGGTGGACGAGGACCTGTACAAGATTTCCCCGCAGCTTCTCTGCAAGGTGAAGAAG AAGAAGCTGCTGAGGAATTTGCTGGGAGGGTGCCTGGGCCTGAGCTGCATCGCCTGA
- the LOC8056163 gene encoding uncharacterized protein LOC8056163 isoform X2 has protein sequence MEAQDDCKWRQIPAFGDWNLWDDMPVTQYFQAGTFFFAAPAEKDDEDLFKVPQFPAKPYSYKKCVVRVKGEKETAVPPARKGGRRRYVNEQQKWKPKGAVVDEDLYKISPQLLCKVKKKKLLRNLLGGCLGLSCIA, from the exons ATGGAG GCGCAAGACGACTGCAAGTGGCGCCAGATCCCGGCGTTCGGCGACTGGAACCTGTGGGACGACATGCCCGTCACCCAGTACTTCCAGGCAGGGACCTTCTTCTTCGCCGCGCCGGCCGAGAAGGACGACGAGGATCTCTTCAAGGTGCCCCAGTTCCCTGCCAAGCCCTACAGCTACAAGAAG TGCGTTGTTCGAGTGAAGGGGGAGAAAGAAACTGCTGTACCACCGGCGAGGAAGGGAGGCAGGAGGCGCTACGTGAACGAGCAGCAGAAGTGGAAGCCCAAGGGAGCTGTGGTGGACGAGGACCTGTACAAGATTTCCCCGCAGCTTCTCTGCAAGGTGAAGAAG AAGAAGCTGCTGAGGAATTTGCTGGGAGGGTGCCTGGGCCTGAGCTGCATCGCCTGA
- the LOC8056164 gene encoding uncharacterized protein LOC8056164, with translation MDGLPRELCINIFHLLDHQSLASAPQVCRKWRALTSDDELWRKLFNDRWGADAAAFYAPEGSSKSWKDVFVLQDRSHRSVPKFRCCQLAIASCYYCCRATVEPLKHRQVLHLLSQGYQADHQGREGLLLPDIPWRDPEVLGLLPGHGHGWRLRQERAAAGRRLPRTSIGRYHRTPNVSRRPEHVLPLCP, from the exons ATGGATGGGCTGCCTAGAGAGCTGTGCATCAACATCTTCCACCTCCTGGATCACCAGTCCCTCGCCTCTGCTCCCCAAG TTTGCAGGAAATGGAGGGCGCTGACCTCCGACGATGAACTGTGGCGCAAGCTGTTCAACGACAGGTGGGGAGCGGACGCCGCAGCGTTCTACGCGCCGGAGGGCTCCTCCAAGTCCTGGAAGGACGTCTTCGTCTTGCAGGACCGATCTCACCGATCTGTTCCCAAGTTCCGGTGTTGCCAATTGGCAATTGCCTCATGCTACTACTGCTGTCGAGCAACAGTTGAGCCGCTCAAGCACAGGCAGGTCCTGCATCTGCTTTCTCAGGGGTATCAGGCGGATCATCAGGGAAGGGAAGGACTACTGCTACCTGATATACCATGGCGAGATCCAGAGGTGCTTGGGCTCCTGCCAGGACATGGACACGGATGGCGACTGCGGCAAGAACGCGCCGCGGCAGGACGACGCCTGCCACGGACGAGCATCGGCAGATATCATCGGACGCCAAACGTGTCAAGAAGGCCTGAACATGTGCTACCCTTGTGCCCCTGA
- the LOC110433521 gene encoding putative lipid-transfer protein DIR1 yields MAGRRVCINKAVVVAMAVVALLALLFAAGEAGEICRVDPGTVRNQCASCWRGTPSRGCCDALRNADFGCLCTNYWDKLKGTSYAKCAEAIPSQCNLPNARCH; encoded by the coding sequence ATGGCCGGGAGAAGGGTGTGCATCAACAAGGCCGTGGTCGTGGCCATGGCGGTCGTCGCGCTGCTAGCTCTGCTCTTCGCGGCGGGCGAGGCCGGCGAGATCTGCAGGGTCGACCCGGGCACGGTGCGGAACCAGTGCGCGTCCTGCTGGAGAGGGACGCCGAGCCGGGGGTGCTGCGACGCGCTGAGAAACGCCGACTTCGGCTGCCTCTGCACCAACTACTGGGACAAGCTCAAGGGCACGTCCTACGCCAAATGCGCCGAGGCCATCCCTTCACAGTGCAACCTCCCAAACGCTAGGTGCCACTAA
- the LOC8056165 gene encoding protein 108 produces MAGMRKASNAAALVAVLIVAVAAAAGAIKLCGVDKSAVDACTPYCKVGSTQAAPGTLCCDKVKSARWDCLCGYRGALPSDIDAARVMDLATKCKCDYPPASCDAN; encoded by the coding sequence ATGGCCGGGATGAGGAAGGCGAGcaacgcggcggcgctggtggcggTGCTGATCGTGGCCGTGGCGGCCGCGGCCGGCGCCATCAAGCTCTGCGGCGTGGACAAGTCGGCGGTGGACGCGTGCACGCCCTACTGCAAGGTGGGCAGCACGCAGGCCGCGCCGGGCACGCTCTGCTGCGACAAGGTGAAGTCCGCCAGGTGGGACTGCCTCTGCGGCTACCGGGGCGCTCTCCCCAGCGACATCGACGCCGCGCGCGTCATGGACCTCGCCACCAAGTGCAAGTGCGACTACCCGCCGGCGTCCTGCGACGCCAACTAG
- the LOC8078719 gene encoding EPIDERMAL PATTERNING FACTOR-like protein 9, whose translation MANGCPTTTTSSLLLFFLLSCLLIGHALCSQGHNGRTSGADSVVQYPHQELPAKHIVLQEAVKGLNKGILSKYTRRMLIGSIAPICTYNECRGCRFKCTAEQVPVDANDPMNSAYHYKCVCHR comes from the exons ATGGCTAATGGTTGCCCCACAACTACCACAAGCTCCCTGctcctcttcttccttctctcttGCCTGCTCATCGGCCATGCTCTCTGCAGCCAAGGCCACAATGGCAGAACATCAG GTGCTGATTCTGTGGTGCAATATCCCCACCAGGAATTGCCTGCTAAACATATAGTTTTGCAGGAGGCCGTCAAG GGTCTAAACAAGGGCATACTATCGAAGTATACAAGGAGAATGTTGATCGGCTCAATTGCTCCAATATGCACATACAACGAGTGCAGGGGGTGTCGATTCAAGTGTACTGCTGAGCAAGTCCCAGTGGATGCAAATGACCCCATGAACAGTGCTTACCACTACAAGTGTGTTTGCCACAGGTGA
- the LOC8078720 gene encoding pentatricopeptide repeat-containing protein At3g29230, which produces MRPPCPAVALPTLLSRLRACRSASHAIQCHALLLTSGHLAASPLRLSNLLLLAIASVPGAAPLADAVFARLPEPAARDPFPWNTAIRLHAPGRPRAALLYFARMRSCGVRPDAYTFPAVLKACGCAPGCRAGLLVHAEAVRRGLGADLFTVNALISFYCRILDCISGRKVFDEAGGVSRDLVSWNSMVAGYVGCGEMGLAQELFDEMPQRDAFSWGALIDGYGKQGGAGVDRARELFDQMTERDLVCWNSMIDGYARHGRMDEARSLFEEMPERNVISWSIVIDGHVRCGEAKEALEHFQSMLRCGIRPDRVAAVGAVSACAQLGALEQGRWLHSYLEKKKVLSDVVVQTALIDMYMKCGRMDLAMLIFESMPERSVVTWNVMIVGLGTHGYGLDAVMLFHRMEAERVAVDDLSLLAMLTACTHAGLVSEGLEIFHRMKKDFGIDPKVEHYGALVDLLGRAGRLDQARHAIETMPMEPTPELWGSLLAACRSHSCVELAELSVERLANLGADDSGVYVLLSNIYADEGMWGDVLRIRKLMSDEGMRKDIGRSVIEVDGEIHEFVNGGGSHLCTDEIYLMLWNLSKMVASI; this is translated from the coding sequence ATGCGGCCTCCCTGTCCCGCCGTCGCCCTGCCGACGCTCCTCTCCCGCCTCCGCGCGTGCAGGTCCGCCTCCCACGCGATCCAGTGCCACGCTCTCCTCCTCACCTCGGGCCACCTCGCCGCCTCCCCGCTGCGCCTCTCCAACCTCCTGCTCCTCGCCATCGCGTCCGTCCCCGGCGCCGCCCCGCTCGCGGACGCCGTCTTCGCGCGCCTCCCGGAGCCCGCCGCCCGCGACCCATTCCCCTGGAACACCGCCATCCGCCTCCACGCCCCCGGGCGCCCCCGCGCCGCGCTGCTCTACTTCGCCCGGATGCGCAGTTGCGGCGTGCGGCCCGACGCCTACACGTTCCCCGCTGTCCTCAAGGCCTGCGGTTGCGCGCCTGGATGCAGGGCCGGACTCCTGGTTCACGCCGAGGCCGTGAGGAGGGGGCTGGGCGCGGACCTCTTCACGGTGAACGCGCTCATCAGCTTCTACTGTAGGATCCTCGACTGCATCTCGGGCAGGAAAGTGTTCGACGAGGCAGGTGGCGTCTCGCGGGATCTCGTCTCGTGGAACTCCATGGTGGCAGGGTACGTCGGGTGCGGGGAGATGGGACTCGCGCAGGAGCTGTTCGACGAAATGCCGCAGAGAGACGCGTTCTCCTGGGGGGCCTTGATTGACGGGTATGGGAAGCAAGGTGGTGCTGGTGTGGACCGTGCGCGCGAGTTGTTTGATCAGATGACCGAGAGGGATTTGGTGTGCTGGAACTCGATGATCGATGGTTATGCCAGGCACGGAAGGATGGATGAGGCGAGGTCACTGTTTGAGGAAATGCCGGAGCGGAATGTGATCTCGTGGAGCATTGTCATTGATGGGCATGTCAGGTGTGGGGAGGCCAAGGAGGCTTTGGAGCATTTTCAGAGTATGCTACGGTGTGGCATAAGGCCTGATAGGGTCGCTGCTGTTGGGGCTGTTAGTGCTTGTGCTCAGCTGGGCGCTTTGGAGCAAGGAAGATGGCTTCACTCTTacttggagaagaagaaggtgcTGTCTGATGTTGTGGTGCAGACTGCTTTGATAGACATGTACATGAAATGTGGGCGCATGGATCTTGCCATGTTGATATTTGAAAGCATGCCTGAGAGGAGTGTGGTCACTTGGAATGTGATGATTGTTGGACTTGGAACTCATGGTTATGGTCTGGATGCTGTCATGCTGTTCCATCGAATGGAGGCAGAAAGAGTTGCAGTGGATGATCTTAGTTTACTTGCCATGCTGACTGCTTGCACACATGCTGGGTTGGTCTCAGAGGGTTTAGAGATATTTCACAGAATGAAAAAGGATTTCGGGATAGATCCCAAGGTAGAACATTATGGTGCGTTGGTTGATCTACTTGGCCGTGCCGGACGTTTGGATCAGGCCAGGCATGCTATAGAGACAATGCCCATGGAACCAACTCCAGAATTGTGGGGATCTCTTCTTGCTGCCTGCCGAAGCCATAGTTGTGTTGAGCTGGCTGAGTTATCAGTGGAACGTCTTGCAAATCTTGGAGCTGATGATTCTGGGGTGTATGTTCTTCTTTCAAATATCTATGCTGATGAAGGAATGTGGGGTGATGTCTTGAGGATTAGGAAATTGATGAGTGATGAGGGGATGAGGAAGGATATTGGGCGAAGTGTGATTGAAGTGGATGGAGAAATACATGAGTTTGTGAATGGAGGTGGCTCACATCTTTGTACGGATGAAATATACTTAATGCTGTGGAATTTGTCTAAAATGGTAGCATCTATTTGA